GCAATTTTTAGATTATTTCTCGTGCAGTTATCATAACATTATATCTCTTTCACATTATCACTACGTTTATGCTCGTTTTACTACATTTGAGGCCATAATTTATTATTCTAACTATTCTTAATTGTTATGCCGCTAAATGCCAAAACTCAGGAGAATATCCTGAGTTTTGGCATTTATATATATCTTCTTATTAATTCATCCAACTATTTACTAAAGTTTTATTATCTGCTGCCCATTTCTTGGCAGCATCCTGGGGTGCTAGTCCTTGACTGATTAGACCTTCTAGGCTTCCGATTTGTTGGTCATTTAACTTGAACTTTTTCAAAATCGATGCAATTGACGGTAGCTTTTGGGTAAATTCCTTATTCGCCAAAATATGCAGGCCCTCCGCTACACCATAAGTTTTTTTAGGATCTGTTAGATATTTAAGGTCATATTTACTAAACATCCAATGTGGACTCCATCCAGTCACCACGAGCCACTTATTGTCCTTATACGCTTTATCTAAAGTCGCTAACATGGCAGCTTCACTGCCTTGGGATATTTCATAGCTTAGAGCATAGTCCTTTACGGCCTTGTCTGTTGTCTTCATAATTCCCGCACCAGGATCAATCCCTATAATTTGTTCCCTAAATTTGCTCTTTTGGCCGTTTAATTCATCAATGGAATTGATACTTACATATTTAGGCACCACTAAGCCTATTTTAGCTTCACCTTGATACCAGGACCCATAATCATCAAGTTTGTCTTTGTATTTTTCCCAATAAGCCTGTTGTGTTAGGGGTAACCAACTGTCCAAAAATAAATCTAAATCGCCTTTGCTTAAGCCAACAAAGAGCGGAGCTACATCTACATTCAGCAGTTCTACCTTATAACCTTTCTCTTCTAAAATCTCTTTCCAAAGATTGGTAACAGCAACATCCTCTTGCCAATTGATATAACCGATTTTTACTGTACCTTTAACCTCTTGTTCAGCTTGCTGTTGCCCGCAGCCCGCCGCTAACGTAACTATTAGCAAAATACTTAAGACAATATTGCCTATCTTTGGCCATTTTCCTATTTTCGTCATTTGCTAACCCCCCCCACATGATTATAGTCTTTTACTTTTTCTTGGGCTATGAATAAGTCCTTGGCTCAAACGATCTAAAATCATAGCTAAGATGACTACGGCTAAGCCATTTTCGAAACCCTTACCAATATCCATCTGTGAAATGCCAGCCAACACACCCTGCCCAAAACCACCCGAACCGATCATCGCTGCAATAACAACCATTGAAAGCGATAACATCATCGTCTGGTTGATCCCTGCCATAATAGTCGGCATTGCCAACGGTAACTGGATTTTCCAAAGCAGTTGGAATGGAGTTGAACCAAAAGCTTCTCCCACTTCTACCAAATCAATCGGTACCTGCCGGATCCCCAAATTCGTTAACCTGATGACAGGTGGCATAGAAAAAATGACCGTTGCAAAAACGGCGGGTACAGTTCCTAATCCAAAAAACATTAATGCAGGAATCAGATATACAAAGGATGGCATGGTCTGCATGAAATCCAGAAGCGGAGACATCAGTCGTTGAAACTTTTGATTGCGTGCAGCTAAAATACCTAGCGGAAGCCCGATACAAATTGACACGAGGGCAGAAATAATAACTAGTACTAAAGTTTCTATAAGGGCAGGCCAGAGTTGCAAGTCGTAAATCAGTAACAGTCCTAAGGTTGAACCGATAGCCAAACGCCAGCCTCTCACTCGCCATGCCAGTGCAGCAACAATCAGAATTAAGATCCACCAAGGAAGCACTGTCAAACCATTTTTAAAAACATGGATAAATGTGTTAACTCCTGCCGCGAAGGCATCGAATAAATGTCCGTATTGTTTAAGTAGCCAATCCACTCCGACACTGACTTGTTTTCCTAAGGGTATCCGGTACAACTACCGCACCCCCTTTGACTTCTTAAATATGTTAACAAACTGCGCTACATAATCATCAGCGGGCTGCTCTGCGATCTCTTCAGGTGTACCTATCTGCACTATGGCGCCATCTCTTACAAAAGCAATGTGATCACCCAATTTCAGAGCCTCAGATAAATCATGTGTGATAAACACAATTGTTTTATTCATCCGTTTTTGTAAATTCAAGAGCTCCTCCTGCATTTCTTCTCGAATTAAGGGATCAAGTGCGCTAAAAGCCTCGTCCATAAGCAAAATGTCCGGATCGTTAGTCAAAGCCCGTGCTAAGCCTACCCGCTGTTTCATACCTCCACTTAAATTATCGGGATAAGAACTTTCCCAACCAGCTAAACCTACTAACGCTAAAGTTTTTTCAGCTAGTTTTTCCCGTTCTTCCTTATCCACACCTTGAACCTCTAAGCCATAGACAGCATTTTGCAAAACTGTACGATGAGGCAATAAGGCAAATTGCTGAAAAACCATCGCCATTTTCGTTTGCCTAATTTGGCGTAATTCACGCGAATCAAGTTTTGTGATATCCTCTCCATCAAGGAGTACACTCCCTGAGGTAGGATTGATCAAACGATTAAGACAACGTAGAATGGTTGATTTTCCACAACCCGATAAACCCATTATCACAAATGTCTCTCCGGCCTGTACCGAAAAACTAACATTATTGACGGCAATAGTTTGACCTGTTTTCGCAAGAATTTGTTCCTTATTGAAATCTTTTTGTAATAATTCCAGGGCCTTTTGCGTTTGAGAGCCAAAGACTTTTACAAGATTTTTGACTTCGATCTTAGTCATAGTCTCCCTCCCCTAAAGTATAAATGGCCATTCAGCGTGCACCAAAACTTGCTTTACAAACGTCACTCTTCCATCCGACGTTCGAAGATTACTGCGACACTTTTCTTCTAAATATACCCACTGTTAATATTAAAGAATGATTTTAATGCTTTTTTCATCATAACATCTTTTCGATACCCAAAGTTGCCACGTTCATGCTCGTTTTACTACATTTGAGTCATTTTTGAAAATTCCAATTATTATATTTAATCTTTAAATTTGCTAAAAAATACCGCGATTCGGAAGAATAATAATTGGTTTTAAAAAAGGAAATTTTAAACTAAACGTTGGTTTTTACCTTTATAAATTTTCGGCTTTATCTCTAATTCTCACTTAAAAAAGTGAAACCTAATATGAGGATACCTCCAATCATTTGCATAAGACTCAATCTTTCTTCCAGCAATATTGCAGCGACGATCACTGCAGAAATTGGGTCAATATAGCTTAAAACAGCGATAGTCTGTCCCTTTAGTTCCTTGACCGATGAAAAATATAAGAAGAAAGCAATCCCTGTATGTATAACACCTACCTACTATTAGGATAAAAATGATGGAATTTGAGCTTATAC
The sequence above is a segment of the Desulfosporosinus sp. Sb-LF genome. Coding sequences within it:
- a CDS encoding glycine betaine ABC transporter substrate-binding protein — protein: MTKIGKWPKIGNIVLSILLIVTLAAGCGQQQAEQEVKGTVKIGYINWQEDVAVTNLWKEILEEKGYKVELLNVDVAPLFVGLSKGDLDLFLDSWLPLTQQAYWEKYKDKLDDYGSWYQGEAKIGLVVPKYVSINSIDELNGQKSKFREQIIGIDPGAGIMKTTDKAVKDYALSYEISQGSEAAMLATLDKAYKDNKWLVVTGWSPHWMFSKYDLKYLTDPKKTYGVAEGLHILANKEFTQKLPSIASILKKFKLNDQQIGSLEGLISQGLAPQDAAKKWAADNKTLVNSWMN
- a CDS encoding proline/glycine betaine ABC transporter permease; this encodes MYRIPLGKQVSVGVDWLLKQYGHLFDAFAAGVNTFIHVFKNGLTVLPWWILILIVAALAWRVRGWRLAIGSTLGLLLIYDLQLWPALIETLVLVIISALVSICIGLPLGILAARNQKFQRLMSPLLDFMQTMPSFVYLIPALMFFGLGTVPAVFATVIFSMPPVIRLTNLGIRQVPIDLVEVGEAFGSTPFQLLWKIQLPLAMPTIMAGINQTMMLSLSMVVIAAMIGSGGFGQGVLAGISQMDIGKGFENGLAVVILAMILDRLSQGLIHSPRKSKRL
- a CDS encoding glycine betaine/L-proline ABC transporter ATP-binding protein produces the protein MTKIEVKNLVKVFGSQTQKALELLQKDFNKEQILAKTGQTIAVNNVSFSVQAGETFVIMGLSGCGKSTILRCLNRLINPTSGSVLLDGEDITKLDSRELRQIRQTKMAMVFQQFALLPHRTVLQNAVYGLEVQGVDKEEREKLAEKTLALVGLAGWESSYPDNLSGGMKQRVGLARALTNDPDILLMDEAFSALDPLIREEMQEELLNLQKRMNKTIVFITHDLSEALKLGDHIAFVRDGAIVQIGTPEEIAEQPADDYVAQFVNIFKKSKGVR
- a CDS encoding EamA family transporter yields the protein MHTGIAFFLYFSSVKELKGQTIAVLSYIDPISAVIVAAILLEERLSLMQMIGGILILGFTFLSEN